A genome region from Salvelinus alpinus chromosome 26, SLU_Salpinus.1, whole genome shotgun sequence includes the following:
- the LOC139554439 gene encoding myb/SANT-like DNA-binding domain-containing protein 4 isoform X2: MATRAAYFSQSEAQILMEAYEEVKYIIKKKGNTATVIKQREKAWQSIADRLNALNMNGPKRTWQQVKIKYKNILQNAVKKNTHRQGTGGGSPKADLTPAEDMALELNKGRPVLEGIPGGKETSIGSSQDATRFIQVSGSTVFLLEPPAQAPDDADPGEGPSAAATAHDGDDDEEETISLDSRRHEDPDAIQWENQPGNISSQAIRKLYGNHLRRQIELADIDIQYKKKKMENLALESEIKKRTIRKLDLEIKKLERELQEDDTAQNKN; encoded by the exons atggcaactagagccgcgtacttttcccagtcggaagcacaaatcctcatggaggcatacgaggaggtaaaatatataattaagaagaaaggcaacaccgccacagtgataaagcaaagagaaaaagcgtggcaaagtattgcagaccgcctgaatgc attaaacatgaacgggccaaaacggacatggcagcaggtcaaaatcaaatacaagaacattctgcagaatg cagtgaaaaagaatacccacagacaaggcacgggtggtgggtcaccaaaggctgaccttaccccagcagaggacatggccttggagctaaataaaggcaggcccgtcttagaggggatccctggggggaaagagacgagcataggttcctcccaagatgccacccgcttcattcaag tgtctggcagcactgtgttcctgttagagccaccagcacaagcaccagacgatgctgatcca ggtgaaggccccagtgcagcagcaacagcacatgatggagacgatgatgaggaggagaccatctctctggattccagaaggcatgag gacccagatgctatacagtgggaaaaccagcctggcaacata agctcacaagctatcagaaagttgtatggcaaccacctccggcgccaaatagaactggcagacatagacattcagtacaagaagaaaaagatggaaaatcttgcactggagtccgaaataaaaaagaggacaattaggaaactggaccttgaaataaaaaaacttgagagggag ctccaagaagatgacacagctcaaaataaaaattag
- the LOC139554439 gene encoding putative nuclease HARBI1 isoform X1, which yields MKAQKCVFLSALTMACPFVRDVVDEEALVLRRAFRRERVFRDRLDPLAFPDDHLYERYRFSADGIRYLCRLLGPRIKHRTARSHALSVEQMVCVALRFFASGAFLYSVGDAEQLNKATICRTIRSVCLAIKALADVFISFPGHRRLCDIKEEFYRIAGFPNVIGAVDCTHIRIKAPSGAHEADFVNRKSFHSINVQMVCNADCVISNVVAKWPGSVHDSRIFRASEIYQCLSQGEFSGVLLGDRGYGCQPFLLTPFTDPQEAQQAYNHAHARTRARVEMTFGLLKARFHCLHKLRVSPVRACDITVACAVLHNVACLMKERAPRVPPAMDWDNPAIFPDDDSGRLLRDQYVLNYFS from the exons atgaaggcccaaaagtgtgtgttcctttctgctctgacaatggcatgcccattcgtgcgagatgtggtggatgaagaagcacttgtgctgaggagagccttcaggcgagaaagggtcttcagggaccggttggacccactggccttccctgatgaccatctatatgaaagatacaggttttctgcagatggcatcaggtatctatgcagactactgggtcccaggattaagcaccgcactgcacggagccatgcactgagtgtggagcaaatggtttgtgtggccttgcgcttttttgctagtggagccttcctgtactcagtgggggatgcagaacagctgaacaaggccacaatttgccgcacaataaggagtgtgtgtctggctatcaaagcattagcagatgtcttcatctccttccctggccacagaagactctgtgacatcaaagaggagttctataggattgcag gtttccccaatgtcattggtgcagtggactgcacacacataaggataaaagccccctcaggtgcccatgaggctgattttgtgaataggaaatcctttcacagcattaatgttcag atggtctgcaatgctgactgtgtgatcagcaatgttgtggcaaaatggcctggctcagtccatgactccagaatctttcgggcctctgaaatctatcagtgcctatcacaag gtgaattctctggtgtgttgctgggagacagggggtatggctgccagccttttctcctgacacctttcacagacccccaggaagcacagcaggcctacaaccatgcccatgccaggaccagggccagagttgaaatgacctttggcctcctgaaggcacgctttcactgccttcacaaattaagggtcagccctgttagggcatgtgatattactgtggcttgtgctgtcctccacaatgtggcctgcctgatgaaggagagggcccccagagtgccaccagccatggactgggacaatccggcaatcttccctgatgacgacagtggtcggctgctgagggaccaatatgtgttgaattattttagttag